The following are from one region of the Bradyrhizobium septentrionale genome:
- a CDS encoding IS110 family transposase translates to MTKPVGKPDAGKLHVRFDERGEETERATSASPRLSSTLLKRNKTDMADAEAICEAVTRPTMRFVPMKTAEQQAAGMILRARELLIRQRSQTANALRAHMAELGIIAGTGMASIAKLLGLLREGEDDRIPATARFALIHFAEQIELLTNRIEKLDREILVAVRKDPDARRLMSIPGVGPLIAATVRTSVLDARGFATARDFAAWMGLTPRAQSSGRKERLGAISKRGNRQLRTLLIVGATSIIKLAKRGLKVPLWVRTMLQRRPVKVVSVALANKIARTIWALLVKGGIYQAPAAMLKS, encoded by the coding sequence GTGACAAAACCTGTCGGAAAGCCGGATGCGGGAAAACTGCACGTCCGGTTTGATGAGCGGGGAGAGGAAACGGAACGCGCAACAAGCGCATCACCGCGCCTCTCCTCGACTCTACTCAAACGAAATAAGACCGACATGGCTGATGCAGAAGCCATTTGTGAGGCTGTCACCCGTCCGACGATGCGGTTCGTACCGATGAAGACTGCCGAACAACAAGCCGCCGGTATGATTCTGCGGGCGCGAGAGCTGCTGATCAGACAGCGGAGCCAGACTGCCAATGCTCTGCGCGCTCACATGGCCGAGTTGGGTATTATTGCGGGGACGGGCATGGCAAGCATCGCGAAACTTCTGGGATTGCTCCGGGAGGGGGAAGACGACAGGATCCCCGCCACCGCCCGCTTTGCCCTGATCCATTTCGCTGAACAGATTGAGCTACTTACAAACCGCATAGAGAAGCTCGATAGAGAGATTTTGGTTGCCGTCAGAAAGGATCCCGATGCGAGGCGTCTGATGAGCATTCCCGGTGTTGGTCCTCTCATCGCCGCTACCGTTCGGACATCGGTCTTGGATGCTCGTGGCTTTGCCACTGCACGAGATTTTGCGGCTTGGATGGGTCTGACGCCGAGGGCACAATCGAGCGGTAGGAAAGAAAGGCTCGGCGCGATATCGAAGCGGGGAAATCGGCAACTACGGACGCTCTTAATCGTCGGTGCAACTTCTATCATCAAGCTTGCCAAACGAGGCTTGAAAGTCCCGCTCTGGGTTCGGACCATGCTGCAACGCCGGCCGGTCAAGGTCGTATCAGTGGCGTTAGCCAACAAGATTGCGCGCACCATCTGGGCGTTGCTAGTCAAGGGCGGCATCTATCAGGCACCGGCCGCAATGCTGAAATCTTAA
- a CDS encoding RidA family protein, which produces MREFAGLIAFCLVTLASAFDGAQAENSSSAEARLREKNITLPVEAAPVGSYVNAVQVGNLLFMAGSVPGGLKGKLGRDLTVEQGYEAARQAGLIMLAKVRAALSSLDRVKRVVKVVGMVNSADDFGDQAKVVNGYSDLMVEVFGESVGKHARSSLGVAALPRQAPVEVEMILEVE; this is translated from the coding sequence ATGAGGGAATTTGCGGGATTGATCGCCTTTTGTTTGGTGACCTTAGCTTCAGCATTTGACGGCGCGCAGGCGGAGAATTCGTCGAGTGCGGAGGCTCGCTTGAGAGAGAAGAACATCACGCTGCCGGTTGAGGCCGCTCCGGTCGGTAGCTACGTCAACGCGGTACAAGTTGGAAATCTCTTGTTCATGGCGGGCAGTGTTCCAGGCGGTTTGAAGGGTAAGCTCGGACGGGATCTGACTGTCGAACAAGGTTATGAAGCCGCGCGGCAGGCCGGCTTGATCATGCTGGCAAAAGTGCGCGCGGCGCTGAGCAGCCTCGATCGGGTGAAGCGCGTGGTCAAAGTGGTCGGTATGGTGAACTCGGCCGACGACTTCGGTGACCAAGCCAAGGTGGTCAATGGATATTCCGACCTAATGGTCGAGGTGTTCGGCGAGTCGGTTGGTAAGCATGCTCGCTCCTCGTTGGGCGTGGCGGCGCTTCCGCGCCAAGCCCCGGTCGAAGTCGAAATGATCCTTGAGGTAGAGTAG
- a CDS encoding IS5 family transposase → MRPKKHKTTGANDFFRARLDQIINLKHELVRLTGKIDWDWIDGEIAPLYSENGRPGIETRFVIGLLLLKHIYGLSDEGVCERWVHDPYFQYFTGEEFFQHAFPHERSDLSHWRKRLGDRLELLLAESLRVAHDVGALRGKDLERVTVDTTVQPKAITFPTDAKLLHAAIQGLNRLARKHGVRLRQSYSRIAKATAMMAGRYAHAKQFKRHQRQLRILRSRLGRIIRDIRRKIEGQDALEEAFALPLSRATQIRSQQQRQRGWKLYSFHAPEVECIGKGKASAPYEFGVKASIVTNNRPAPGGQFVLHAKALPDNPYDGHTLRDVIDRTETLTGCAIECAFVDKGYRGHDAQNPRRVFISGQKRGVFGTIKRQLRRRSAIEPVIGHLKADGHLGRCYLKGRAGDAANVILSAVGYNFRRILAWLRALWYLFLAAFFSVTSHRTPLKSAS, encoded by the coding sequence ATGCGGCCGAAGAAGCACAAAACGACGGGAGCGAACGATTTTTTCCGGGCGCGGCTCGACCAGATCATCAATCTGAAGCACGAGCTGGTCCGGCTCACCGGCAAGATCGATTGGGACTGGATCGACGGCGAGATCGCGCCGCTCTACAGCGAGAACGGCCGGCCGGGGATTGAGACCCGCTTCGTGATCGGGCTGTTGTTGCTCAAGCACATTTACGGGCTGTCCGATGAGGGGGTATGCGAACGCTGGGTCCACGACCCGTATTTCCAGTACTTCACTGGCGAAGAGTTCTTCCAGCACGCATTCCCGCACGAGCGCTCGGACCTGAGCCATTGGCGCAAGCGGCTCGGCGACAGACTGGAACTGCTATTGGCCGAGAGCCTGCGGGTGGCGCACGACGTCGGCGCGTTACGCGGCAAGGACCTTGAGCGGGTCACGGTCGACACCACGGTGCAGCCGAAGGCCATCACCTTTCCGACCGATGCCAAGCTGCTGCATGCGGCGATCCAGGGGCTCAACCGCCTAGCGAGGAAGCACGGAGTGCGGCTGCGGCAATCCTATTCTCGGATCGCCAAGGCCACCGCGATGATGGCGGGACGCTACGCCCATGCCAAACAGTTCAAGCGGCACCAGCGGCAGTTGCGCATCCTGCGCAGCCGCCTGGGCCGGATCATCCGCGACATCCGCCGCAAGATCGAAGGCCAGGATGCGCTCGAAGAGGCGTTCGCACTCCCGTTGAGCCGGGCCACGCAGATTCGCTCGCAGCAGCAGCGCCAGCGCGGCTGGAAGCTGTATTCCTTCCATGCCCCCGAGGTGGAGTGCATCGGCAAGGGCAAGGCCAGCGCGCCTTACGAGTTCGGCGTGAAGGCTTCCATCGTCACCAACAACCGGCCTGCTCCCGGCGGCCAGTTCGTGCTGCACGCCAAGGCGCTGCCCGATAACCCTTACGACGGTCACACCCTGCGGGACGTCATCGACCGAACCGAGACACTCACCGGCTGCGCGATCGAGTGCGCCTTTGTCGACAAGGGATACCGCGGCCATGACGCACAGAACCCGCGCCGCGTCTTCATCTCCGGCCAGAAGCGCGGCGTCTTCGGCACTATCAAGCGCCAGCTGCGGCGCCGCTCCGCTATCGAGCCCGTGATCGGCCATTTGAAGGCTGACGGACACCTCGGCCGCTGCTACCTCAAAGGCCGCGCCGGCGATGCCGCCAACGTCATCCTCTCCGCCGTCGGTTACAACTTCCGCCGCATCCTCGCCTGGCTAAGGGCTCTTTGGTACCTCTTCCTGGCTGCCTTCTTCTCAGTCACCAGCCACCGCACACCACTCAAATCGGCTTCTTAA
- a CDS encoding globin domain-containing protein — translation MTPEQVDLIRLSFDAMWPIRRDLADLCYNRFVELAPDARDIFGGDIEQQRMKVLDMITALVASLDERPMFQSLITLSGHKHARLGVQPSHFVAMGEALMWSFDCKFGPSFTPELRESWRTLYATAQNEMLRAAGRQSSF, via the coding sequence ATGACGCCCGAGCAGGTCGACCTTATCAGGTTATCGTTTGACGCGATGTGGCCGATCCGTCGCGACCTCGCTGACCTGTGCTACAACAGGTTCGTTGAACTAGCTCCTGATGCAAGAGATATATTCGGCGGCGATATCGAGCAGCAGCGGATGAAGGTGCTGGATATGATCACCGCGCTGGTCGCCTCGCTCGACGAAAGACCGATGTTCCAATCGCTGATCACGCTTTCAGGTCACAAGCACGCCAGACTTGGCGTTCAGCCATCGCACTTCGTCGCAATGGGCGAGGCGTTGATGTGGAGCTTTGATTGCAAATTCGGCCCTTCTTTCACCCCCGAGCTGAGGGAATCGTGGCGGACGCTTTACGCCACCGCCCAGAACGAGATGCTGCGCGCGGCCGGCCGGCAGAGTTCGTTTTGA
- a CDS encoding transposase produces MANTMLHARQEGDSYRRVEVITGQRRRCTGEEKARIVAESFEEGANISEVARCNGVARGLLTVWRHQALRGNRDRDEIQLRAPRPECDHVVYLEPAVQVAFVKFIERIVEGRK; encoded by the coding sequence ATGGCAAATACCATGCTTCATGCCAGGCAGGAAGGTGATTCCTATCGTCGGGTCGAGGTGATCACCGGACAGCGGCGGCGATGCACGGGCGAAGAGAAGGCCCGGATCGTAGCGGAGAGCTTCGAGGAGGGGGCGAACATCTCCGAGGTGGCGCGGTGCAATGGCGTTGCCCGCGGGCTGCTCACGGTGTGGCGACACCAAGCTCTCCGGGGTAATCGAGATCGAGATGAAATCCAGCTTCGTGCACCGCGTCCTGAATGCGATCACGTCGTGTACCTGGAGCCGGCTGTTCAGGTCGCCTTCGTCAAGTTCATTGAGCGTATCGTGGAGGGCCGCAAATGA
- a CDS encoding Flp family type IVb pilin, translated as MIAEAQRLTALKREKIELVVAATARSSEAIDLDAIDHMHDNPVTDDDCEVIAFDRHRLAQRLPLRMPNLGAVILPFVPDQRGVTSIQYSILCAGIALAIVSSLGGTLGAAFQSISAYLGGGGRWRAKRSFDRRRPSSLRRFVPASFNTSKST; from the coding sequence TTGATTGCGGAGGCGCAGCGGCTCACTGCGCTGAAGCGCGAGAAAATCGAGTTGGTCGTCGCCGCGACGGCCCGCAGCAGTGAAGCCATCGACCTCGATGCTATCGACCACATGCACGACAACCCAGTGACGGACGACGACTGCGAAGTGATCGCGTTTGATCGCCATCGTCTTGCGCAACGTCTTCCGCTGCGGATGCCGAACCTGGGAGCCGTGATCCTGCCCTTCGTCCCGGATCAGCGTGGGGTCACCTCGATCCAGTACTCGATCCTCTGCGCCGGGATCGCGCTCGCCATCGTCTCCTCGCTCGGCGGCACGCTGGGCGCGGCGTTTCAAAGCATCTCGGCATACCTCGGGGGGGGGGGGAGATGGAGAGCAAAGAGATCATTCGACAGACGGCGACCGAGTTCATTGAGGCGGTTCGTGCCGGCCTCGTTCAATACATCGAAGAGCACATAG
- the tnpC gene encoding IS66 family transposase, with protein sequence MISKPDDLPSDLVSALAALQAEREARLRAEAMAASAQAELSNNEALVAHLELRIEKLKRELYGQRSERTARLLEQLELELEDLVATASEDELAAQAAAAKTQNVRPFTRKRPVRKPWPDDIEHERVVIDAPTSCACCGGSRLAKVGEDVTKTLEEIPRRFKVIETVREKFTCRDCEKISQPPAPFHATPRGFIGPQLLATILFDKFGMHIPLNRQSARFKAERIDLPLSTLADQVGHGTFAVMPLFHLIERHVLAAERLHGDDTTIRILAKGKCTTGRIWTYVRDDRPFAGPAPPAAVYYASSDRRGEHPQKHLAAFAGILQADCYNGFEPLFDPQKKVLPITPAFCFAHARRGFFELADIEKNAREGKRGKPVSPIALEAVRRLDVLFEIERAINGCGAEERRAVRQEKSKPLLGDMHAWLLRERETLSRSSEVLKPMNYMLRRWDDFARFLDDGRICLTNNCAERALRGIALGRRNWTFAGSQRGADRAAIMLTMITTCRLNDVDPKAWLADVLARIADLPASRLHELLPWEWKLLRQADKPADQQAA encoded by the coding sequence GTGATATCAAAGCCGGACGATCTTCCATCGGACCTTGTCAGTGCCCTGGCGGCGCTGCAGGCCGAGCGTGAGGCGCGGCTGCGAGCTGAGGCGATGGCTGCCAGCGCGCAGGCGGAGCTGTCGAACAACGAGGCGCTGGTCGCGCATCTCGAGCTGCGGATCGAGAAGCTCAAACGCGAACTGTACGGGCAGCGCTCCGAGCGCACGGCGCGGCTGCTCGAGCAGTTGGAACTGGAGCTCGAAGACCTCGTCGCCACGGCGAGCGAGGATGAGCTTGCGGCGCAGGCCGCAGCGGCGAAGACGCAGAACGTCCGCCCCTTCACGCGCAAGCGGCCGGTGCGCAAGCCTTGGCCGGACGACATCGAACACGAGCGCGTCGTCATTGACGCTCCGACGAGCTGCGCCTGCTGCGGCGGATCGCGGCTGGCGAAGGTCGGCGAGGATGTGACCAAGACGCTGGAGGAGATCCCGCGTCGCTTCAAGGTCATCGAGACAGTGCGCGAGAAGTTCACCTGCCGCGATTGCGAGAAGATCAGCCAGCCGCCTGCGCCGTTCCATGCCACGCCGCGCGGCTTCATCGGCCCACAATTGCTGGCGACGATCCTGTTCGACAAGTTCGGCATGCATATCCCGCTCAACCGCCAGAGTGCGCGCTTTAAGGCCGAGAGGATCGATTTGCCGCTGTCGACGCTGGCCGACCAGGTCGGCCACGGGACCTTCGCCGTCATGCCACTCTTCCACTTGATCGAACGCCATGTGCTCGCTGCTGAGCGCCTTCATGGCGATGACACCACCATCCGTATCCTGGCGAAGGGCAAGTGCACGACCGGGCGGATCTGGACTTATGTGCGGGATGACCGGCCCTTTGCCGGGCCTGCGCCGCCGGCGGCGGTCTATTACGCCTCGAGCGACCGACGAGGCGAGCATCCGCAGAAGCATCTGGCCGCCTTCGCCGGCATCCTGCAAGCCGATTGCTACAACGGCTTCGAGCCGCTGTTCGACCCGCAGAAGAAGGTGCTGCCGATTACGCCGGCGTTTTGCTTCGCCCATGCGCGGCGGGGCTTCTTCGAGCTGGCTGACATCGAGAAGAATGCCCGGGAAGGCAAGAGAGGTAAACCGGTCTCTCCGATCGCGCTGGAGGCGGTCAGGCGCCTGGATGTGTTGTTCGAGATCGAGCGCGCCATTAACGGCTGCGGCGCCGAAGAGCGGCGCGCCGTGCGCCAGGAAAAGAGCAAGCCGCTCCTCGGGGACATGCACGCCTGGTTGCTGCGTGAGCGCGAAACCCTCTCTCGCTCCTCCGAGGTCCTGAAGCCTATGAATTACATGCTCAGGCGCTGGGACGACTTCGCCCGCTTCCTCGACGATGGCAGGATCTGCTTGACCAACAATTGTGCTGAGCGCGCATTGAGAGGCATCGCCTTGGGAAGGCGCAACTGGACCTTCGCCGGCAGCCAGCGTGGTGCCGACCGTGCCGCCATCATGCTGACGATGATCACGACCTGTCGTCTCAACGACGTCGATCCGAAAGCCTGGCTCGCCGACGTCCTCGCCCGTATCGCCGATCTTCCCGCATCGCGTCTGCACGAATTGCTGCCCTGGGAATGGAAGCTCCTGCGCCAAGCCGACAAGCCCGCCGATCAGCAGGCCGCCTGA
- the tnpB gene encoding IS66 family insertion sequence element accessory protein TnpB (TnpB, as the term is used for proteins encoded by IS66 family insertion elements, is considered an accessory protein, since TnpC, encoded by a neighboring gene, is a DDE family transposase.) — MIPVPTGARVWLATGYTDMRRGFPSLALQVQEVLRKDPLSGHLFVFRGRRSDLVKMIWHDGQGACLFTKRLERGRFIWPSVAGESVTISPAQLSYLLSGIDWRNPQETQRPTRVG, encoded by the coding sequence ATGATCCCGGTTCCGACAGGCGCGCGAGTGTGGCTCGCGACAGGCTACACGGATATGCGCAGAGGCTTTCCGTCGTTGGCACTCCAAGTGCAGGAGGTGTTGCGCAAAGACCCGCTCAGCGGTCATCTGTTCGTCTTCCGCGGTCGCCGCAGCGATCTTGTGAAGATGATCTGGCACGATGGCCAGGGAGCATGCTTGTTTACCAAAAGACTCGAGAGAGGAAGGTTCATCTGGCCATCGGTTGCCGGTGAATCGGTAACGATCTCTCCGGCGCAATTGAGCTATCTGTTGTCCGGGATCGATTGGCGCAACCCTCAAGAAACCCAGCGTCCGACGCGGGTCGGTTAG
- the tnpA gene encoding IS66-like element accessory protein TnpA, with protein sequence MTISRAEVITSVERRRRWSQDEKERLVAASFEPGATVSEVARMAGLHVSQLFRWRKELCKHGETSVAPLVPVEIGPSVPPRDVAEAPLTTAPARRRRSQGIIEIDLGSGHRIRVDGDVDGDALRRVLDALVRR encoded by the coding sequence ATGACGATTTCGCGGGCAGAGGTGATCACATCGGTCGAGCGGCGGCGTCGGTGGTCACAGGATGAGAAGGAACGGCTAGTTGCAGCATCGTTCGAGCCCGGAGCCACTGTTTCCGAGGTGGCTCGCATGGCCGGCCTTCATGTGAGCCAGCTGTTCAGGTGGCGCAAAGAGCTTTGCAAGCACGGTGAAACGAGTGTAGCGCCGTTGGTGCCGGTCGAGATTGGGCCGTCTGTGCCGCCGCGGGATGTGGCCGAAGCGCCATTGACGACGGCGCCGGCGCGTCGACGGAGGAGCCAGGGCATCATCGAGATTGATCTCGGTAGCGGACACCGCATCCGGGTCGACGGTGACGTTGATGGAGACGCGCTGCGGCGAGTTCTCGATGCCCTGGTGCGCCGATGA
- a CDS encoding FAD-dependent oxidoreductase: MGAVKTVFIVGGGIGGLTVAHALQQIGVSTRVIEMGDKRDRIGTGITLLGNALRALAELGLVDACLEGGLGWDIVSVRDGAGTILSEQSTPRIWDADRPGALGIMRPRLGQILEDFATKGGAKIDFNTTVTRIDQDDGGVTVQLSNGETDRADLLIAADGAYSNIRQSIFGEEFKPHYAGQGVWRYTIFRTEAMNGFVLYRLPTGRVVGALPLSKELCYLFFLERTDEKLRIPQDQVCDYLRKLLAPFTAPELVAAAKVIGEDRHISYRPFDVLMMPAPWHRGRVVLLGDAAHSLTPQMTSGGGMAIEDALVLAQELDRNNDLETSLVTYCRRREQRVSRVYDIAYAICREERKPEHGRDHSMGLLREGYAFLATPV, encoded by the coding sequence ATGGGCGCGGTGAAGACGGTTTTCATCGTGGGTGGCGGAATTGGCGGCTTGACGGTGGCCCATGCGCTTCAACAGATCGGCGTATCCACCAGAGTCATTGAAATGGGAGACAAGCGTGACCGGATCGGCACCGGTATTACGCTGCTGGGGAACGCCTTGCGGGCACTCGCCGAACTGGGATTGGTGGATGCGTGTCTTGAAGGTGGCCTTGGTTGGGACATCGTGTCGGTGCGCGATGGCGCAGGAACGATTCTGAGCGAACAGTCCACCCCAAGAATTTGGGACGCCGATCGTCCTGGCGCACTGGGAATCATGCGGCCACGTCTGGGACAGATCCTGGAAGACTTTGCGACGAAGGGCGGCGCGAAGATTGATTTCAACACAACGGTCACCCGAATTGATCAGGACGATGGAGGGGTGACGGTTCAGCTATCGAACGGCGAGACGGACCGCGCCGACCTGCTGATCGCTGCGGATGGTGCCTATTCCAACATCCGCCAGAGCATCTTCGGCGAAGAGTTCAAGCCGCACTACGCCGGTCAAGGCGTATGGCGTTATACGATTTTTCGCACCGAGGCGATGAATGGCTTCGTCCTATATCGCCTTCCGACGGGCCGGGTAGTTGGCGCGCTGCCGCTATCGAAGGAACTGTGCTATCTGTTCTTCTTGGAACGCACGGACGAAAAGCTTCGTATTCCGCAAGATCAGGTGTGCGACTATCTCCGTAAACTGCTCGCCCCCTTTACGGCGCCCGAACTGGTCGCGGCTGCCAAGGTGATCGGCGAAGACAGGCACATAAGTTACCGCCCATTTGATGTCTTGATGATGCCAGCCCCCTGGCACCGTGGCCGTGTCGTGCTATTGGGCGACGCGGCCCATTCGTTGACGCCGCAAATGACATCCGGCGGCGGTATGGCAATCGAGGATGCACTGGTTCTTGCCCAGGAACTGGATCGCAACAACGACTTGGAGACTTCGCTCGTGACCTATTGCCGTCGGCGCGAGCAAAGGGTCAGTCGCGTATACGACATCGCATACGCCATTTGCCGGGAAGAGCGCAAACCGGAGCATGGCCGGGACCATTCGATGGGCCTTCTTCGTGAAGGCTACGCGTTTCTGGCTACGCCCGTCTGA